One Paraburkholderia kururiensis DNA window includes the following coding sequences:
- the tpiA gene encoding triose-phosphate isomerase — translation MSKQRAKLVVGNWKMHGRLEANATLLQAIARRAAALPADVRVAVCVPFPYLAQVQSLLEGSRVAWGVQDVSANAQGAYTGEVAAEMAREFGASFAIVGHSERRAYHYESAELVAVKTQRALEAGLTPIVCVGETLEQREAGTTEQVVDVQLGEVLAKLSSEEAAQIVVAYEPVWAIGTGRSATAAQAQQVHAFLRAQLAAKGAAVADVPLLYGGSVKPDNAEELFRQRDIDGGLIGGASLKEADFIAICEAAAAASAAQAS, via the coding sequence ATGTCGAAACAACGAGCGAAACTGGTAGTCGGCAACTGGAAGATGCACGGTCGTCTGGAGGCGAACGCCACATTGCTGCAGGCGATCGCCAGGCGGGCTGCCGCGCTTCCTGCCGACGTGCGCGTCGCTGTGTGCGTGCCGTTTCCGTATCTCGCGCAGGTGCAGTCCTTGCTGGAAGGCAGCCGTGTCGCGTGGGGCGTGCAGGACGTGTCGGCCAACGCGCAAGGCGCCTATACCGGCGAAGTGGCCGCTGAAATGGCGCGCGAATTTGGCGCGTCGTTTGCAATCGTGGGCCATTCCGAGCGCCGTGCCTATCACTACGAAAGCGCGGAGCTTGTGGCGGTCAAAACGCAACGTGCGCTCGAGGCGGGTTTGACCCCCATCGTCTGCGTGGGCGAAACGCTCGAGCAGCGAGAAGCCGGAACGACCGAGCAGGTGGTGGATGTGCAACTGGGCGAAGTGCTCGCCAAGCTTTCGTCGGAAGAGGCGGCGCAAATCGTCGTGGCCTATGAGCCGGTTTGGGCGATTGGTACGGGCCGCAGCGCTACGGCGGCCCAGGCGCAGCAGGTGCACGCGTTCCTGCGTGCACAACTGGCGGCGAAAGGTGCGGCAGTCGCCGACGTGCCGCTGCTGTATGGCGGAAGCGTGAAGCCCGACAATGCGGAGGAGTTGTTCCGCCAGCGCGATATCGATGGTGGTTTGATCG